tttaatttctttgtgtaaTTCTGATGATTATGAAGTTGTAAaggtaataaaatgaaaaaggtaGCAGTGGTGGTGACAGTGGCTGTGGCGCTTGTACTAACAGTAGAAAAAAAGAGCACACGGCCTCCTGCATTATTGTTGGCTCTTTGTCGGGCTCTAGTGGTCATGGCAGGTACTCCCAGTGCTCAGCTGAAGGTCAGTGTttcagccagcagagggcaccAGCACCCGCTGCTCTGGTGGTgccttgtctttgtctctctttttgaATGACAGTGAGAAAAGATGTACAATACCCTGTTGGTCTGGGTATTGtagtttttctgtgtgaagcaATGCTTATTTGCACAAGACCCAGAGAAACTGAGGCATGAGACTGCTacaaaatattcattattataAATTCAAACagattttcactttgatttaaGTGAAAAGGCCAAATGGAGGGCTTAAATACAGGTGATATAGTGAACAATTagagcaaataaatgaattaatcaatAACAAATAATCAGTGGGGCCAGTCAGAGACATTAGATGTCAGAGACATGTCTAGATAATCTGCAGCTTAATCATTAAAGGGACAACTCCACAGATTTTCCACGTTTGTTTTCTTATGTTCCTCTAGAACAGGTTTTCAGTCATCTGCAATAATCACCCTGATGATATGataaagaaatgttcatttacCAGACTGGGGAAGTCTAATGAACAGTGCTATCggttgcattatgggagatGTAGGATCTCTAGAGTCTGGgacttttaaagtttttttttaatatgtttctTGAAAGCCTTCCAACTTTGTTTACTCTTTAAAAAGCTTACTAGCTGTAGTCAAAGCACAACACTTTAAAGATAATACATCAGGTTATCTATCTGACACGCACTGCTCGTTGTTTTGTGAAAAAGAGTTGAAAACTGACCAAAAGCTGACAAAAGTAAGAAACAATATCTACAGTTACAAAATTTCTCTCTGAAATACTACATTGGATCATATTTGGAGcgtaataaaaatacaactgGAGCAGCATGAGTTAAAAAGACCGTGAGTGTCCTGGTCTATGGGTCATTATGCTGCAGAAACATAAACACGTTCACTTCAATTAATCACATTAACAGATCGCTGCTGAAGATATATGAACTATGCTTTTCCATCTCTCACCTCTACCTCTGTAGATCTACTGTAGTTAGAGAACAGGGACAGTGTTACACCGGACACACATCCGCTCCCTCTGTAACTTCCTGTTGCCTGATCCTCCTCCGCTACTGTCTCCCAGGGAGGGGGGCGATACATAACACCAGGAAGCAGACAAGGAAGCattcatgggaaaaaaaataccacCAGAGCATTTGTTCCCACACCCTCTTTACACACCAGGTTTACTGTGCTGAACTGACTGGACTGATTTCTGATGGGTTAACTGAAGAGAAAACCCATCAGAGCCTGTTTGCCTCTCTagactctctgctgtgttcatgGGACTGGCAACAATAATCATCTCCGCAGATTTGGCAGTATAAATAGGCAGCCGTTTTCAAAACGGTCGAGTTCATCCCGTCTGTGTCGGCACGTGCTTTGTCTGGTCAAACCACCTCTCCGAGACAGTCAGCCCTGTTTGTTCTTGAACTGAGGTGTCACACATGTAGCTGTAAGCCTTGTTTTTATCAGATGGAGTGTGTGGTTTCAAAGAACATCTTGTTGTCTCCTGCAGTTTACTGTATATTCCACTGCTAACAGGGCTGTGCAGCTAACTGACTGTGACCTGATTTTCCGACACAGGTCACTcgtttaaaggggcactccatGATGATGCATCATCAGGGCTATTTTAGATTATTTGAGGTAGGCCTGAGACAATTTGAGAAAACCTACATTATAGacagtaaaaaagtaaaaaaaggcAGGAAGGTCTGATGAAAAATGGCTTTGAGTTGCATTATAGGAAATGTAGGATCCTATGTTTTTGAAACTCAACTCATACTAGGGGCTAAAAGTGAGGtgctgattttgattttgaccatATTTCACAAATGTGTCTCAGCTGTGCAAGTCCTCAGCTTTGTAAACATGAAATACTAAACGGCTGGAGTGCCCCCTTATACGGTGAGAGTGGGGAGCTTTCTGTGTTACTGTACGTTTGATTTTGATATTAAAATCATTACATAGTCTTTACTGTTTCTGAGTAATAGACATGCATCCTGCTCTCAGTAGGATCGTACACCCTCAAGCTGTTTGTATCAAGAAATGTCCTGGCATTACTAAACACCTTGACAACCAAGTGAACCTACAGCAATGCATCCAAGATGTTTCCCCCAATCTGGCTGGCAGAGGTGCAATTACAGGGTGGGGGAGGCAGAAGAAAAAGCAGTCAAAGCGCTGAGATGACAATAAAGATCATTAACTCTCCTGTCAGCACAAGCACAggccaaaaatacaaaaaaagtcTAGAAGGAGCAGAATACCAAGCCTTCTTCATGACCTGGAAACTTTGTTTTGTCTAGTAGATCAGATCAGAAGTGGAGCCATCAGAAGAACAGGAATTTAGAAGCATGTATACAGGTTTCTACATGAAGGCACCACCATGGTCTGGTCATATTTCATGTAAATACAGACAATAcgtacaaataaaaacaccattTGAAAAACCCTAAAAGCACCTACTGTAGCTCATTTCATTGGAGGGGCTGAAACTGTCTGAGATACTAAagggtgtgtttctgtgcaacCATATAAGTAAGTAATGAATGGTAACTTTATTATGGGTCATTGGGTGGTAGCGTGCTCCAACTGGAATACAAATTCAGGCATTAGGACCTGGAGGGGGAGGATTCTTCCCCCACTGCCCCTGGATACCATGGGCGGGACCGGCCTGGAAATAAGATTCCAGTGCAGAGATTTTGAAGCTGACAACTAGGCAAGACAACTCCTTCAACAGGCCCCCTATAATTCTGCTTTAGACCGTTAAATATACTAACTTCACATACAGTGCATCAGTGCTGAGGAATATATCTGCAAGCAGCTGGCTGAACTATTGAAAGAGCCTAATAAGGTAAGATAAAAGTAGTGGGAGTcagggggggagggagagtATGCATGCAGTGTTCAACTGGTGGGAAATGCCCAGGCATGTGAAAAGAGGCCACAAAGTCAGACCTGTGATGTGTGGTTTGAGATTCCATTGCAGATTAAATCAGTGTGGTTCATCCAAGTTGTTGGGTAGGCtttaagaaataagaaaaaagtagcagaaaatgtaaaagcatGTTGCACAACATAAGAAATGTGTGAGACTTTAGACATTTAGGGAGCTGGCTGCAACTTTTGACCAGGTTTCGTCTGCGCTATGGGACAtctcccttttctttgtctACTATTAtactgttttcagtgtaaacaGTGTCTATTGTGCATTAAAACTGCAAAAGACAATTTCTCTCCATTTATTCTCAGTCTCATGTCTGGTTAAATGAACTATTTGAAGGTGACAGACTCAGCACCAAGTGGGCTCATTTCTGTGTAGAGAATTCTGGAAATCTTAAATCTTTCATGTTGTCAAGACATGAAGGACTCATAAGTAGGTGGGCAATATTTTGGCTTAGTGATATCCTGCAGCTGCCTACGTGGCTGTTATATAAGTCTTGCCTTGAGATACTGGGAGAGATGAGACTTGAATGCTATGGGCTCCCCCTGCTATTGtacagaaaaactgcagatTAAACCCTGAACATATGACAAGATGAATTTGGAAAAGTAGAAGAACAAGATATTTCGCACTGAAAGCAGACAAACTTTAACCCAGCCaagattttctctttcttcttagGTCAGCAGATTACATTAATGACTGATGTTTGTCTTCATGTCTGCTCATAGGTTTTCACTGATTAGCATTACACCATGTGGGTGACAAACCTGGTAGCCCTGGTCCTCCTGGCcacttcagcctcagctgccaCCTCGGCTTCAGCAGACAAGGTCCTGAGTAACCACGCCACCATCCTGGCTGACAACAGCGCAAAACTGGCTTTCAGTCTCTACCAGAACATGGCTAAGGAAAAAGATGTGGAAAACATCCTCATCTCCCCTGTGGTGGTGGCCTCCTCTCTGGGTCTGGTGGCTCTTGGAGGCAAATCCTCCACTGCCTCTCAGGTGAAAACCATTCTGAATGCGGCTAAAGTTAAAGACGAGCAGCTGCACTCGGGTCTGGCTGAGCTGTTGACGGAGGTGAGCAACCAAAAGACCCGCAATGTCACCTGGAAGATTAGCAACCGTCTATATGGACCCAGCTCTGTCACCTTTGTCGATGATTTTGTCAAGAGCAGCAAAAAGCACTATAACTGTGACCACTCCAAGATAAACTTCAGAGATAAGAAGAGCGCTGTGAACTCCATCAACGAGTGGGCAGCCAAGTCTACTGATGGCAAACTGCCTGAGGTCACCAAGGATGTAGAAAAGACTGATGGGGCAATGATCATCAACGCTATGTTTTTCAAACGTGAGTCTGTGTAAAACCTGTATGTGTGCAGCTTTATTCCTTTAAATtattcattgattgattgattgatttttctcACAGCTCACTGGGATGAACAGTTCCATCATAAGATGGTGGACAACCGTGGATTCATGGTGTCCCGTAGCTACACTGTGTCAGTGCAGATGATGCACCGCACAGGTGGGTGGAGACAGTGCTGGTAGCGTGTTCAGAGGCAAAATTTGTGAAATTTCAAATCACcgtttttgggaaatatgctaaGAGTAAAAACTGTCATTCATTCAAAATCACACTCACATTTGTAACTAAACAGTGGTTCACAGCATGAAGCTTAAGAAGTTCCTTAAAGCGCATTAAAAGCAGAGATTGCTAATGTGCTatgtctttcatttgtttcctcaGGTATCTATGACTTCTATAACGACAAAACCAATGAGCTGACCATCTTGAGCATGCCTTTGGCTCATAAGAAGTCCACTGTGCTGTTCATCATGCCCCACCATGTGGAAACTCTGGCGAGGCTGGAGAAGATGCTGACCAAGGAGCAGCTGGATACGTGGATGGGCAAGCTGCAGAAGACAGCAGTAGCCGTGTCTCTGCCCAAAGTCAGCATGGAAGTCAGTCACAACCTGCAGGTAACAGATGAAAGAGAGTGTGCATGTCTACACCGTCTTAACTTCTGCCTCAAGCCCTTCTTCTAACTGAATTCCTCCATTTTCTGCTCCCTTTAAGAAACACCTCGGGGAGTTGGGGCTGACAGAGGCTGTGGACAAATCCAAAGCTGACTTGTCCAACATCTCTGGGAAGAAGGACCTCTACCTGTCCAGTGTGTTCCACGCCTCTGCGCTGGAATGGGACACCGACGGGAACGAAATTGACGCCAGCATCTTCGGCACAGACAAGCTGAAAAGTCCTAAATTGTTCTACGCCGACCACCCTTTCATCTTCCTGGTGAAGGACCAGAAGACAAACTCTATCCTGTTCATTGGCAGGATGGTCAGGCCAAAGGGTGAAAAGATGAGAGATGAATTGTAACCACGTGTTCACCTGCGCTGCTTAACTTAAATGCctgactgtgcgtgtgtgtgagtgtgcatatTTTCTCCTGCAGTATGCTGAGAGAAGTGGGAAACGAAATGTACATTTGATATTGCACATCACGTGTCAACAGCATTCCACAATACACGACTGAAGAGATGTGTTCAAACATTTGGTCCTGTGTTTCAGTCAGCAAACATTGTGCACACCCCTCATTTTTATCTTGAAGACTATTTGATAtcactgtggcttttttttttgttatgcaTTGGCACATCTTATTATGGGCTTGACACTTACATTAAGTTTGATTTCCCTGGTTGATtcctaaaatgtaaatgcacataGCTTAATGGAGGAGGGAGAATACCTGTGAAACATTACCACATGCCATGATTTCTGTTGTGACTTCTTAACATCAATCTTTGTGAAAGGTGTTCAACAGTCATTCTTTTGGAGAGATTTTATGGTGCTTGTTGTTTAAgttaagaaaatatgttttagttTGTCATGGCTCAACCTTTAATTTGTTAAGTTCAAGGAGCTTCACTGTTATCTGCCCATCCTTTGCACTGCTTTCCAGCAcaagcacatttattttatttgtttggtgTCGATCTACCCTGAATACACTGATCTAAACTGGCAAGCAAACCAAATGGCTGATTTAATAAGAACTATCTTTAAAACAACGTGTGCACACATGGTTTGACAGTTTCAAGATATGGATGCATTTAGACTGTTTCAATTTTCCAGTTTTTGCAAATAAAGGTGTGAAAAAACCCAACAAGTCTCATGTTAATTGAAGATATTTGGTGCTGGCATGTTCCTTTGGGTACCAGAAAACTTTGGCTCATTCAGTCTGCTTGATTCTTGACTCGTCTGATGAAGGTCTGTTTGGAGTAGCAGTTCAGCCCTGGGCAGGTCTGTTGAAGTCTGGCCTCCAGTGGGATTTTCCAGCCGAATAACATGAGAAAGCTCCACTGAGGGTGATTGTGTGACCTCCTGGACAGCTCCACTTCAGCAAGGAATGTGAAAGCATTGCGATGGTATACACTATATGGTAAACATGGTCTCTTAATTATTTAGAACTCGACAAAATATTTGGATACATCCAGATgtgttctgcagctgctgtaatgGGCAAAGGAAATGCTGAATGCCATATCATCAACCTCCCACATGAATGTTTGCATTAGGTTCACAATGAAAACTTCTACAAAAACAGTCAGTAAAGAGCAAATGATTCAAGAGTTCATGAAAAGGTTCAAATTGTTCAATAGAACAACAAAATTTACTTTTTAAAGGAGAGGATGGAAACAGGAAATTTGCACCTAAGTTACTCTGCTATTATTTCAGTCATTGTTCCAGTGTAGGCACACCACCTAGTGGACATTTGATGTATGACAGAACAATGATGGTTTTTCATGTAGTAAACAAACTGCATAATTTATGCAATTATCTATTATAAGACATTCGTCATACTGTTGTTCTAGTTGCTTTCTTTGGCTTTGTGAGTCATTATTGGAGAATTGCATAAATGATGTGCAATATGAACAGTCAAATTTACAGTAATTACGAACTTAAAAAGGGGGGACAACGACATAGAACATGAAATGCAAGTTTCAAAAATACCATTCAGGTGTCTAAAACCTTGACCCGTAATTAATCAAAGAACTGCATTGCAGCTCATTTGAAGACAGTCTTGTATAGTATGAGCTGTAGATGTTATGCTCTTTCAGGAGCTGCTTATGTGTTGTGATGTATACAGTCGTGTACCCAAACTCCATATAATCAAGTACAGCATGGAGTTCATCAGTCACCTGC
Above is a genomic segment from Chelmon rostratus isolate fCheRos1 chromosome 14, fCheRos1.pri, whole genome shotgun sequence containing:
- the serpinh1a gene encoding serpin H1a: MWVTNLVALVLLATSASAATSASADKVLSNHATILADNSAKLAFSLYQNMAKEKDVENILISPVVVASSLGLVALGGKSSTASQVKTILNAAKVKDEQLHSGLAELLTEVSNQKTRNVTWKISNRLYGPSSVTFVDDFVKSSKKHYNCDHSKINFRDKKSAVNSINEWAAKSTDGKLPEVTKDVEKTDGAMIINAMFFKPHWDEQFHHKMVDNRGFMVSRSYTVSVQMMHRTGIYDFYNDKTNELTILSMPLAHKKSTVLFIMPHHVETLARLEKMLTKEQLDTWMGKLQKTAVAVSLPKVSMEVSHNLQKHLGELGLTEAVDKSKADLSNISGKKDLYLSSVFHASALEWDTDGNEIDASIFGTDKLKSPKLFYADHPFIFLVKDQKTNSILFIGRMVRPKGEKMRDEL